TCTGCTTTGCATATTTTTTTACCCTTCCGATTCCTTATAtcatcttttgtttctttcacttctcTGTTTCTTTGAAGCTCAATGAGGCGGgtaatttggttttaaattgcaaaaattgagtCTAGAAATGTAAGGAAAGGAATAGAGGCGCAAGTTGGTCCTATTTGTCAAATTCTGctgatctttttttttagaagaGAAGTTGATTTCCATGCACATCCAGGCAGAAATTCTGCATGCTGTACCCTCCCTTGGTACAAAAGGCAACTTCAATTTTCATGTCAAAGAGCTCTCTCTGTTCTGCCAAAAAGTACCAGTTTTTCTCTCATGATCATGGAATTATCATTCAGAACCCATCAATTTCTTCTCTCAATGCACTCTCTGCTGTCACTGCACAAAGCCAGTCTTGGTTCTTAATTAACAAGTCCCGAGGATTTGTTCCCACCGCAGACAAGTTCACGGACGATGTGGACACCATATTGCCAAAATTCAGATGCACCGACCCATCCAGAGAAGGCTTCTTGTTCAGGAACTCAGCTGGTGAGAACATGAAAGATGCAGGCACAGAGGTCCACCACAGAGACGCAGGCACAGAGATGACTCCACTGGGCAGCTCCACCAACTCCAGGTGTCCCACCCCGTACAAGGTCTCGTCCCCACCGAGGCACAACACACCGGCCGATCGGTCAGGCCCATTGGGCATGGACACTTGCCATAACAACAATGGTGGAATCACCGCCATTGACATGAATCAGCTCAAGGAGTGCCACCTGGCGAAGCTTCAGCTTGGGACACAGTATGACTCCATCGCCTCCATCTGGAGCTCcagggaagaggaggaggaggatattTCGAAGAGCTTGAGGCATTTTGAGACCAACAACGCTAATGGGTTTCAGAAATTCGGTGTTTCAGAGTCCAGAACGGGCGCTGCATCATGGGAGGACGAGGAGAAGATGAAGTGCTGCCTCAGGTAATCATTAAGCTGTACAGACAAAATGGTGGCTTGATAATTATGTTTTTCAACTtaatcttttgttcttttttgtggCGGGTTATGACTGTTCTAGAGTGGGCAGGTACCAGAGGGAAGAGGCAAAGATTCAAGCTTGGTTGAACCTTGAGAGTGCAAAAGCTGAAGCTCAGTCCAGAAAGCTTGAGGTAACTcccatttttttggctttccttCTTTCCTGTTAAATTACCGTTCTAGTGGCTAATGAATGTGTGCTTAATTAGAGTGGTTAATTTAACCATGTGGAATGGAAGCAAACAGAGAAAACAACATTAGGTTCGGGCATTAGTCTTTGTCCTGTCCTCTGATGAACTGAACCCCATTTTGCAGCACCTTGGACATTTGTTTCTGCACGTATATGAGAATTTAGCTGTTAATGCTTGGATCTTCCCGATATTGTCTTAGTGTAATAGGTAGGCATCCGAGAAATGCCTGAGTAGACTCTAGCCCATTTGGATTAAGCTTTGCGACCTATCACACGGGATCAATCTATACTTCTAGTGGACCAACAAGTATATAAGTAAAGCCTAAGGGCAAAGTACTGGACTAGATCTGCCTCGTGTATACTCCCGCCTCCTTGAACCTATACTCCGGTCGTGTTTACAGACAATCTTAGCTAGTTCTTCGATGTTCAGGACAAAAGGTACGTGGTTCGTCGAAAATGCTTTTGATCATTGGCTTCCGTAAACAATTGGCCACACGGAACAAAACCTTCGTAATTTAGAATGATTAAGACTACAAATGAGGGAAAGCCTAGTATTCTCTTCATACCCACCAAGTGGCTGCATTATGTTTGTTAATATCCCAGTGTGTCAGGTTCAAGTCCAGCgttttggcttcttcttcttcttcttcctcgagcCGCACGCACCTGCCATGCTCCATGATCACACAAGCCCTTTTCTCGTAattcttttggccttttattTTAGGATTCTTCTTGACCGGTCCGCCTCTGTTAGAGCGTCTTTCCTCGATTCAATATTAGGGTATCGGCATGCCTAACTCCCTAAAAGTCATCATGCACGCATTTTTTATGTACTTACAACCTCATTGGTTTCCGTTGCTTCTTTGTCGTGTGCCCATGTGAAAGATCCCGCTCGGAACGCACCCGTTTGAAGATAAGAAGATAGCGTGGGGAATTGGGtactttttagttttagttGGGGTTGGGCTGTCTCTCATGCTTGGGGCATGGTTTTTAGTTCTTGGTGATTAgtttattgagagagagagatgcgatTAACGATGGGAGGTACTGAGAAATGAGATGGAATTAAGAGACAAAGCCCAGTCCAAAGCATATTGAAATTATCACTCAATTATTTGACTTGGAAACTGCAACCTTTTTATTTGACTGTGTATTAAGTGCCGGGTCATTCGTTCCATTGACAAAACCTAAGCCACCATTTTAAAACCAAAACCATCTGTAAAGGAGTTGCAGCTCCAGTCTTCTGCAAAACTGGATGTATTCTTGATCTTTGATCAAAGATGGTTCAGTATTTCGGATATTTAAATCTTGACATTTCTTTACGCTTAAATTGTCGTCCTGGTCTTGAGTTGGTTGTCGGCTGGACCGTGCCTTTTTAggttaaaattcaaaagatgaGATCAAACCTAGAAGAGAAGCTGATGAAGAGAATGGCAAACGTGCACAGAAAGGCAGAGGAGTGGCGAGAACAAGCCAGGCAACAGCACAGTGACCAGATTCAGAAGGCAACTGAACAAACCAAGAAGATCatcgaccaccaccaccaccgccaagATTCCCATTTTTCTGGCTATGCCTCATGTGGTTGCTTCCCCTGCACTAGCTATCACTGATCACAAGAAAGTGCAtctactttttccttttcgatCCTTGGGCGCTTCCGGGTCTCTTGAGTCGACACAACCGTTTCCCTTTCCCTGCACAATTCTATAGTCTTCGTTTTTAACGAGGGATGGTTGACAAGAGCTTACTGACGAGACAGAACAGCCAGCTCAGCAGTCGACACCTAGAGCTCAAAAGAGGATTCTTTCGTAGAATAGGTGAGGCTCGTGTACAGGCACATGGTGCCTTCACAGTGAGAACTTTAACTGATTTAAAAGGCTCTGACAGATGAGCTTCTGAGGCGTGGTCGTGGAACCGTTTCCTTCACTTGTCATGTTGAGGCCTGGCACCTTTAGCTGAAGTAAAGTATTGCTGGAGCCCCGATGTTTCAGCTCCAAATGTTGCAgcttaattttcaagaaaatagaaatttggaaTGGAGTAGCAATTCTCATGAATGACGTGCCCAAAATGTATTCATCATGCTATTGATGTGAGCAAATTCAAAACCAAATGCATAATGAATCTTCAGCTTCTAACCACAATTTTTCTCAACTGAGTAGTTCGAATATAATACAAGCCAAAGTTCCAAATAAGGCTGAAACTGCACTTCCTGTGCAGAAAATAAATCATCACTGTAGGCCTGAAATAGCTCTATGTTCTTTAATGACCCAACGATCCTCCTCAGGGGCAATGTGTCTTGACTTGTTTCTACAACTCAAAGCTTTAGTTTGTTATCTAACTTTGATTGACACCAAGATATACAGCAATTCATCCGACCAAAACTTTCCACCAACTACTAGCAGATGAATGGAGAGCCGAGTTCTTTACCGTAAAAACAAgtacacaaaaaagaaagagagagaaaagggaccAGTACAACAAATGATACATGTTCCTCCAAATGAGTTTATTCAAAAACATTGCTATCAATAGCTTCCACTTATTACCCTGACGAGGAGCAGCTGGGAGCAACAAGCTTCATTAATCGCGGAATTCATCCATGAACCCTTTGTGGAATTCAGTCAGGCGGGACACGACCGCCGGAATCTTATCCTCTTGGGGCAGTATTGTACATCGGAAATGCCAAGTTCCAGGGACCTTCCACATACAACCAAAGACGAAATAAAACTATTCAGAGgtcaaaaagaagaatgaaCTCAACCACCAATAACTCGAGCTATGGATCAGGTTGGATCATTGATCATCGGAATCTTTCCTTATGGAAACCAAGTCTTGTCTTAAACATATATCATACGGATGAAAAGAAAGGTTATATTCCGACATGTATATCATATagcagcaatttttttttaatatagaaCACTGTGCTCTAATCAAATTACCTGTCCGAAGCCAGAaccagcaacaacaacaatccCTGTGGCATTAAGGAGGCGGCGACAGTAGAAAGCATCCGGTGCCATCTTTGCAGCTTCTGCTGCCTTAATTGCCTTCTGGGGAAGATAAACACGAGGGAAGAGATACATTGCTCCTTCTGCTCTATTGCACGTTATGCCCTCTAAGCTGTTGAAAGCATTTTCCAGCGTCTGCTCAAAGTAGGATGAatatgatttgatgagatttgataGAAGCAAGGTTTTACTTGCAGtatcatttttgttctttactGGTGAATATTCCCCACGGTGTCCCCTACTTGTATCAGTTATTTCGAAAGAAGAACCACATCATATCAACTAATCTTCGCTCTTTAGCAAAGAAAGCTAACCTTTGCTCGTCTTGCTAGGGATGAGAGgattccatctctctcttcacAATATGACTCATATGATTCATCTCCAACCTGCACTCATGTTATATATCCCAATCAATGTCGGACTGCAACTTAGAGTACCAGCAGGACGTTGCAAAAAAATAGCATTATCACAGCCAGGCATCGCTCAGGCATTATAGCCACTCAAATTTCTAGAGCTACACTTGGCCCTGGTTCATCCAACACtctaatttttcaaatcttatgaGAATGGCAATAATGAACCCAATttgattcaagaaaaaaaatgaattttcatgagGAACGGTCTTAGATCACTACTGCAATAAAGAACGAACCTTGGGTGGGTTCATTACAAGGCTCGCAAGAATCTGACCAGTGATGTTGGAACAAAGATTTACAGACGCAACTTTGTAAATCTGTTCCCTCACATCAGCGCTAAACCCTGTCACCTCCATGTAACCTCCTCTTTTACCGCACTCGCCATGGTATCCTGTTCACAAAAAGGGAACATCCAAATATTGGACTTAACAATTGTTTTGATTACCTCATCACACTTATATAGGGGACGGGGcagggacagagagagagagacaagcaTGCCTTTTGAAACTGATTGGAAAGAGACTAGGGAGATATCATTATCACCATAACCCATTGAACGAGCAATCTTCTTGAAGGAGTGGAACTGCTTGTCTGgaacataaatattttcttggtacACCTGCATGGAGTTTGCTCAAGTCAATGTCGTCATCATTcttcaatagaaaaaagaaaaattctggCATTCAAATGCGTTGAGTTATTGATGCAACTGGCTTGCTTGAAGCAGGCATCCAGCCTCAATTTAAGTTGGGTgcaaattttgtcaaaaatattgACCAACCTCATCGGCCAAAAGAACAAGACCTTCTTTCTTGCAGAATTCTACAATTTGCCGCTGGTTTTCTTCTGCTAGGACCTGCAGCCACAGACtccaaaatcatcaaaaaggtacacattgaaaattcaaaatgaagacATCTGCATGTGCTTCTAAACAGCACATGGCATCCGAATTAGAAAGGAAACTGTTctaaaatcacaaattcttACTTGCCCAGTTGGATTGCCAGGATTAATAACCACCAGTGCCCTGACAGTTATACCCTTGGATTTTGCACTATCTAATTGCTTTTGGAGCTCAGAGATTTCCAAACCCCATCCCGCCTCCTCATCCAGATAGTAAGGGACCTGAAGAAATATCACACTTGTAATTCATAAGACGCACCTATGGACCATCTCAGTTAAAGATGTTAAACATGCAAAGCAATTATAACTGCATGCCATTTAGAGGGCCATATACACTaattaacaaattttgaaaCAATCCATTAACATACCATCTAATGGATCTCGATTTTAACTATAGGTGATAAACTTACAAGGGTTCCACCATGGAGGGTGATCGAAGCAGAGTACAAAGGATACTGAGGGATAGGGCACAGTATTCCATCGCTTTCTGATCTTGTTAGTAATTGCATCATCATATGAACCTGACATCACCTAAACTCATCAGCTTTATTCATCATATAAGCATGAAAAATCAATCTCAGAAAAACCTGAAAGTTCCTAATGCTAAAAACAACCaggaatgaagaaagaaaagattagaATAGGGTGGTACCGCTGGGCTAGCACCATCCGtcaagaaaatatcatttggATCAGCAGGAAAACCATCACGGGCTTCAATACCAGCAGCAATAGTGTCGCGCAAACCTTTGATTCCCTGCCATTCTTAAGACAACATCATAAATCATGGGGCACCAGGGAAAAGAACAACTGTATGGAGATGGGCATATTCCGAACCTGGCTGTGACTATATGCACCAGTTGCTCTCCCTGGAATTTGATCAAGAATCTGCCAAGCTCGCTCTATAGCGTCAGCACTGCAACATGCAAAAAAGAATTACACAACGGAAAAAACTGTACATTTCATCAAAGACAATCCCAGCTAGAGCCAATGAACCGACAATATCAATATGTTAGGAAGTGTGTAAGCAAGAGAGCACACTACCAAAATTTTTATGAATGGGCAAAAAGCAGACAGTGATCCACATAAAAACTAGTCAGTAGCCTATTTGTGTTGAATCATTTCAAGTTTCAACGAGCAGTTCAAATGGTAGAAACTCCTGTATAACACTTGCACACAGTTCTTTTATGAACTTCTGTTAACAGTGAACTTCAACAAAATGAATGGATAATCTCATTGCTTGCTATTCATTAGCACTTTGTCACAAGCTCGTCCATCTAATCCATATCCTTTCCCCACTTGACAGTTCTATTGAGATCTAAGACAGTGACCCTCTCGTAACggaaaaaatgcaataaaagaagatgcaCATGACCAATGCTATTTGTCAGTACCTGAACAAGCCCTGGGTTTCACTCTTGTCCAAAATGGATGGATGATCACATAATGCGAGAACCTACACAAAGGATGACCCTAATTACAGCATTCATGGGGAAAGAATGAGTTTAACAGACTCGTCTGAACTACACCAAAAAAATACCTCTCTGAAAAAGGT
Above is a window of Eucalyptus grandis isolate ANBG69807.140 chromosome 9, ASM1654582v1, whole genome shotgun sequence DNA encoding:
- the LOC104419532 gene encoding alanine aminotransferase 2; translated protein: MRRFAAETAKDLVRSRSLQRQNRRRCLLSPLWPLLSSGSQSRFSSSASSPDSPPAMGSSPPVTLDTINPKVLKCEYAVRGEIVSIAQRLQQELKENPGSHPFDEILYCNIGNPQSLGQQPITFFREVLALCDHPSILDKSETQGLFSADAIERAWQILDQIPGRATGAYSHSQGIKGLRDTIAAGIEARDGFPADPNDIFLTDGASPAVHMMMQLLTRSESDGILCPIPQYPLYSASITLHGGTLVPYYLDEEAGWGLEISELQKQLDSAKSKGITVRALVVINPGNPTGQVLAEENQRQIVEFCKKEGLVLLADEVYQENIYVPDKQFHSFKKIARSMGYGDNDISLVSFQSVSKGYHGECGKRGGYMEVTGFSADVREQIYKVASVNLCSNITGQILASLVMNPPKVGDESYESYCEERDGILSSLARRAKTLENAFNSLEGITCNRAEGAMYLFPRVYLPQKAIKAAEAAKMAPDAFYCRRLLNATGIVVVAGSGFGQVPGTWHFRCTILPQEDKIPAVVSRLTEFHKGFMDEFRD
- the LOC104419533 gene encoding uncharacterized protein LOC104419533; this encodes MDLAAPKWYYRQDPSEYSSHRASMDYGRSSSNNPFVDVDTSFPDPLCKLNLRETSEFVKSFPVVGTMSCNNSSSNSSNPTEVEGILEVSAQRRRDGVSSVTSRRTDTTATLLQAPSTPGRPVFGFSVGKNLSRRSFPSKWDDAEKWLMSSSSCHGSPAHALKPLEPPRISRHCDGFRHSNSNVEVFAEKSRVTEEVVSVVSQFQGSQSLGHEIPAGALNGVSPASADVLLKDKFTDDVDTILPKFRCTDPSREGFLFRNSAGENMKDAGTEVHHRDAGTEMTPLGSSTNSRCPTPYKVSSPPRHNTPADRSGPLGMDTCHNNNGGITAIDMNQLKECHLAKLQLGTQYDSIASIWSSREEEEEDISKSLRHFETNNANGFQKFGVSESRTGAASWEDEEKMKCCLRYQREEAKIQAWLNLESAKAEAQSRKLEVKIQKMRSNLEEKLMKRMANVHRKAEEWREQARQQHSDQIQKATEQTKKIIDHHHHRQDSHFSGYASCGCFPCTSYH